The genome window GGTTTCTCGCATTCCGACATCAAGGCGTGGAACCAAAGCTGGGACACGTCGGATCAAGACACTTACCCCATTCCCGACGTGAAGAACTGGACCGGCGACTGGCCGGCGCCAAACTGGGACATCCTGGCCTTGTCGCAAACCAACCGCAATAAGCAGACCGGCGTCTACGGTACGTTGCGCTTGGGGCTGACGGATCGACTGCATTTGTTGACCGGTGCGCGCTGGACCCGGTGGGAATCCACCGAAACCAGCGCTGGCGTGACGGGTTACTCGCACACGTATTCCGAAGTTACGCCGTACGTGGGCGCAACCTATGACTTCAACGATACCTACACGGCCTACGTCAGCTACACCAATATCTTCCAGCCGCAGATGGTGAAGACGCAGACGTGGGACATGGCGGGTCCGGCCTATGGTCACAACTATGAGGCCGGCCTGAAGGCATCCTATTTGGACGGGCGCGTGAACGCGTCGGTAGCCGTGTTCCAGACCGATCAGAAGGACGTGGCGGAGTACGGCGGCTACGACTACGCGCATGACGACGGCTGGTACTACATTCTGGACGGGACCCGCACGCGAGGTTTCGAAATGGAAGTGGCGGGCGAGGTGATGCCGGGGTGGAACGTATTCCTGGGCTACACGTACCGTCAATCCAAAGACAATAACGGCAAGAAGGTGCAGACGACTCAGCCCGAGCAATTGCTGAAGTTGAGCACGGCATACCGCCTGCCGGGCGCGTTCAACAAGCTGACCGTGGGCGGCGGCGTGCGCTGGCAAAGCGAAACCAGCGCGCAGACCTATTACGGTCTGCAATCTGGCGCCATTGTGCAAAAACCATATGCCTTGTTTGACCTCATGGCCCAGTACAACTTCTCGGACAAGACCCAGTTGCAGCTGAATGTGCGCAACCTGGCCGACAAGAAGTACTACCGGTCCATGGGTTTCTACAATTCGGTCTTCTATGGCGAAGGCCGGACCGCGCTGCTCACGCTGACACAGCGCTTCTGATCCGCCCAAGCGCCTTTGGCGTAAATCCTAGCGCCAGTCGCTGGCCAAGCTCAGCTTGGCCAGCTGGTCGCGGCTGAGTTGCAGCGTGGCGGCCTTGACCAGTTCGTCCAGCTGCGCAATGGATGTTGCGCTGACGATGGGCGAGGTAATACCGGGCTGCGCGATCTGCCACGCCAGCGCGGCTTGCGCGGGCGTGCAGCCGGCGTCTTCGGAAACCTCGTCCAGTGCCTTCAGGATGCGAAAGCCGCGTTCGTTCAGATACGTGTCCACGATCTTTTGACCTCGCGCGCTCTTGCCCGCGTCGCTGGCGCTGCGATATTTTCCGCTAAGGAATCCGCTGGCCAGCGCGTAGTAGTTGATCGTGCCCATCTGCTGCGTCTTGACCAGGCTCTGCAAGCCCGACTCGAAAGGTTCGCGGCTGTACAGGTTGTATTCGGGCTGGATGCTCTCGTAGCGCGGCAGACTGTGCCTTTCGCTGGCGATCAGCGCTTCGGACAGGCGCACCGCGGTGTAGTTCGACGCCCCAATGGCCCGCACGCTGCCCGCCTCGATCAGTTTTGCGTACTCGCCCAGCGTGTCCGTCAACGGCGTGTCGGGATCATCCTTGTGCGATTGGTACAGGTCCACATGATCGGTTTGCAAGCGCGCAAGCGATGCCTCTAGCGAGCGGCGGATGTAGGCGGGCTTCAAGCCCTTTGCGTCAGGTCCCATTTCCATGCCGACCTTCGTGGCGATCAGCACACGGTCGCGCTTGCCCGTGCGTTTGAGCCATTTGCCGATCAGCGTTTCGGATTCACCGCCTTGGTTGCCCGGAACCCAGCGCGAATAGACGTCGGCTGTGTCGATGAAATTCAGTCCGGCGTCGACCAGGGCGTCCAGCAACGAGTAGGTGCCGGCTTCGTCCACGGTCCAGCCGAAGACATTGCCGCCAAAGGTGAGCGGGGGGATTTGCAGGCCGGAACGGCCCAGTGCGCGTTTGATCATGGTGAGGCCTCAAGGGTGCTGCCAATGGCTGCCAGGAAAGGGTCGGGCGCCACGCGCCCGCTCAAATTCAGTATATTTGCGCCGCATGCCCCGCGATGGCGCATGCGCGTCGCGGCATGCACCATTTGAGGGATTCCCCCCAAATTCTTTTATGTAGTGGCGCGTTAGACTATACGGCTTTACGAGTAGTCCGACCGACGGGAAGCCGCCGGCGTTACCGTAACAACGAGCAAATACCAAGGGTTTAAGGAGCTTACCTATGCTGATCGGAAAAAAACATTTTCTGACGGTTGGCGCCATGGCGCTGGCGATGGCTATCGCCGCGCCCGTAGCAGCGCAGCAGAAGTCGGTGGCCATTACCGCCATCGTCGAGCATCCGGCGTTGGATGCCGTTCGTGACGGGGTGCAAGACGCCCTGAAACAGGCCGGGTACGAGTCAGGTAAGAATCTGAAGTGGCAATATCAAAGCGCGCAAGGCAACAACGGCACGGCCGCGCAAATCGCTCGCAAATTCGTCGGTGACCGGCCTGACGCCATTGTCGCCATTGCCACGCCGTCGGCCCAAGCCGTCGTGGCGGCCACCAAGGACGTCCCGGTCGTGTACTCCGCCGTGACCGATCCCGTCGCCGCCCAGTTGGTCACCAGCATGGATGCCTCTGGCACGAACGTGACCGGCGTCTCCGACCTGCTGGCGCTGGACAAGCAAGTTGAACTGATCAAGAAGATCGTTCCCGCTGCCAAGCGCGTGGGCATCGTCTACAACCCGGGTGAAGCCAATTCGGTTGTGGTGGTGAAGAAGCTCCAGGAAATTCTGCCGAAATATGGCATGAGCCTGGTTGAAGCCGCCGCCCCGCGTTCGGTGGACGTGGGCTCCGCCGCCCGCAGCCTGATCGGCAAGGTCGACGTCATCTACACCAACACCGACAACAACGTCGTGTCGGCGTATGAAGCGCTGGTCAAGGTCGGCAACGACGCCAAGATTCCGCTGATTGCCTCTGACACCGATAGCGTCAAGCGCGGCGGCATTGCGGCTCTGGGCATCAACTACCGCGATGTGGGTGTGCAGACGGGCAAGATTGTTGTGCGCATCCTGAAGGGCGAAAAGCCCGGATCGATTCCGTCGGAAACCATCTCCAAGCTTGAGCTGTACGTGAATCCGGGCGCCGCCGCCAAGCAAGGCGTGACGCTGTCTGATGCCGTCATCAAGTCGGCAGCGGTTGTCGTGAAGTAAAACGGCTTTCGCTTCCGCCCCGCCATGCCCACGCGGCATGCGCGGGGTTTTTCTTGATTTCTCCCTTTTTCTGACCTGTGTGCGACTCCGTTTGCGGCAATGCCGGCACGCGTGGAGACGCTGTAGCAAAAAACAAGAGAAAATGACGCGGTAAGAAACGTTTATTGCGAAAGCTGGGGTAAAACTGACCCCGAAACGCAAGATATCCGACGTTTCAACTCTTTAATATGCACCATCCTTACCCTGATTGGATTTGACTCATGTCATTGTTCTCGTTGTTAGGCGCGCTGGAGATCGGCCTGATCTTCAGCTTGGTGGCCTTGGGCGTGTTTATCTCCTTTCGCCTGTTGCGCTTCCCCGACCTGACCGTTGATGGCAGCTTC of Achromobacter seleniivolatilans contains these proteins:
- a CDS encoding aldo/keto reductase, coding for MIKRALGRSGLQIPPLTFGGNVFGWTVDEAGTYSLLDALVDAGLNFIDTADVYSRWVPGNQGGESETLIGKWLKRTGKRDRVLIATKVGMEMGPDAKGLKPAYIRRSLEASLARLQTDHVDLYQSHKDDPDTPLTDTLGEYAKLIEAGSVRAIGASNYTAVRLSEALIASERHSLPRYESIQPEYNLYSREPFESGLQSLVKTQQMGTINYYALASGFLSGKYRSASDAGKSARGQKIVDTYLNERGFRILKALDEVSEDAGCTPAQAALAWQIAQPGITSPIVSATSIAQLDELVKAATLQLSRDQLAKLSLASDWR
- a CDS encoding ABC transporter substrate-binding protein; this encodes MLIGKKHFLTVGAMALAMAIAAPVAAQQKSVAITAIVEHPALDAVRDGVQDALKQAGYESGKNLKWQYQSAQGNNGTAAQIARKFVGDRPDAIVAIATPSAQAVVAATKDVPVVYSAVTDPVAAQLVTSMDASGTNVTGVSDLLALDKQVELIKKIVPAAKRVGIVYNPGEANSVVVVKKLQEILPKYGMSLVEAAAPRSVDVGSAARSLIGKVDVIYTNTDNNVVSAYEALVKVGNDAKIPLIASDTDSVKRGGIAALGINYRDVGVQTGKIVVRILKGEKPGSIPSETISKLELYVNPGAAAKQGVTLSDAVIKSAAVVVK